In Danio aesculapii chromosome 17, fDanAes4.1, whole genome shotgun sequence, the sequence atatatatatatatatatatatatatgtacacacacacacacacaaaacggtGAAACAATTCAAAGTGGAtgtatgaaaatgaaagaaaagataGAAAGtccaaaagaaagaatgaaagaaaggagAGATATAAGAGATATAATGAGAGAAAGATGgaaccattaaaataaatgaataaagtactAAAATAATTTGAAgtaatagataaaaaataaagaacaagaaagaaagaaagaaagaaagaaagaaagaaagaaagaaagaaagaaagaaagaaagaaagaaagaaagaaagaaagaaagaaagaaagaaaagagagctATGAGAGAAAGGTGGACCGATTAAAATTAGTTAATGAATTTCTtaaacagtttgttaaaatagagataaaaaaaataaagaacaagaAAGAAGtgcaaacaaatgaaagaaaaaagagagCTATGAGAGAAAGATGGaaccattaaaataaattgatgaatttactaaataatttgttaaaggtgctgtatgtaagttttggactcttgtaaagcataaaaatatcataattttttttttgcagataattaagaaacatgctgagtgaacattcttgtttatctgaaaaacaatgctgaagtcagatcttccactgtctttgttttggttcttttaacccatccactgccactttagccaaatATACTTCAGCACtgcgggttgccttgttggaaaactacatatttcattcatttagtcagaaAGGTTCTCAGAGTAcgtgtctgtgactgaaatgcgacctgcAGTGAATGGTAGCAAAAATGAGAATGCATGAGACAGATTCAGAATTCCACATGAggtgattattaattagcaaataatataaatgttataaatgtaaacattaggtgagcaggctaCATTGAAactctgtgtcctaacaacacgctatgggACGAGATTTTCAGTGATAATCAATTTGgctgcaccagacgaaacatgacagtaATTTAAGTACAGTCATTCAGaatcacagaatagtgcactcactgcactctaacgaaatggtaaggtttataatacatattaaacctctttaacattattaaatgtacatgctgaatcactgatatgtgttggttttgagtcacagttcttgCATTCAATTTCAAACGTTTATTTTATTGAGGTGaacgatctgctgctgctttcagtggtatagaaataaatgtgatgtaaactGGAGGTGCATGAGGTGTGATCAACACTTTttgacagtcaggcacactgctgttggtgtcgtcaatctggcaaccggTGCTTGCATTTggtttgatccaggaatgcaatatgtcaattttatttatgtagcactattaaacacaaccagacgttgaccaatgtgctgcacaatacacatcacaacaaagaaaaaatattaaattataaaattacaactaaaatgaacaattttcactgataaaatacCAAATTAAAGAGGTAAATTATCAccaagatttaaaaacagacgggatgaaacagatctaatacagaggggcagagcattccacaaccttGGAACAGCTACTGCGAAGGCACAGTTACCCCCCTGCATTTCAGCCTTGACTTAGGGATTCATAACAATCtttggttagatgaccgaagaaacagaccaggctgatgctcaatcaaCATGTCTGACCGATATGAAGCTGCCAAGCCATTTAGAGATTGAAAAACCagaagaattttaaaagtgactcgatagtgcacaggcaaCCAGTGCAAACAGCctaaaactggtgtaatgtggGCATGTTTCCTGGTacctgttaaaagccttgcagcagtaTTTTGAATGGTTGAACTAATTGTAAAcgggataaggttttctgactaatcccatAGTAGTGAGTTACAATAGCCCAATCTAGtggtaataaaagcatggattatttttttacatttttttgtctaGATAGAAtagatttgactgtttttaaaagtcgaagctgaaagaagcaggatttaaccactgcatttatctgtttgtcaaagcTCAAGCCATCATCCAGAATAACACCCAGATTTTTTACCCAGGGCTTCATAGAAAAACGTAATTTTTCAACATTAACTATCAGTGCTATAGAAGAGTTTGACGGGCCGAACAGAATTATTTCAGTCTTACTCTCATTAAAATCGAGAATCTACTCTAGAATCTCTCCTcgatacctagttcaaccactgggtgtcaaacttacatacggcACCATTAAAATAGAGATATAAAAATAAAGGACAAGAAAAAAGGACAAATGAATGAAGGTAAGAAGGAAAAGACAGCAAttgcaaaagaaagaaaatgaaagcgcaaaagaaataaagacaaaaagtgcaaaaaagaaagaaattgcaTAAGAAAATATAAGCGAAAGAAAGTGCAAAAGAAAAGTATAACGCGCAGTTGGTGTAAATGTCCAGCAGATGGCGACAGACTGCAGTAAACGGCAGACTGAGAGCATCTACTCATCatctttacatttattaatacagACGTCAATCAATAACATGTCAAAATATCAAATTTAGCATTCAAgttcatataaatatttttaaaagatgaataaaggcactaagcctgTTGTGCTGTGTCATTCTCATACTAAACAGTACATATACAATTCGCCAACCTACTTTCACCAATTTCATGGatgaacatctatgttgatcctagaacaacatttcaatcagccaatcagaataaagagatacgtttacagtttatgtagGCTTTACGGTTAAGTTTATACACTTCtccatgattgttatccaactattcccctctgattttgggaataattacagttatggttgggtttggggtatggattacattttcaatcaAAAACGATGTTTGGGATCaccatagatgttaatccaggatcgcatcgtacttggcaaaatcatgatgctCTATGTTGTTTGACATATTCATATGCCTACATTGCATTATTAAACTATAGTTTAGATTAAACGTTATACAAGATGTTTATTGAATCATAATGACACCCAGAActgtttttctatttattataacAGTTTAAGTTTAATGGATGTCCGTGTGATGATTTCGAGCTAATGGACCAAAACTGTGTTAGTGATAAATACAACACGAGCCTTAATTAGAGCTGATTAAACATGAGTTATTCAACAGTCTGTCTGTGTAAATCTGCCAGAGTCTGATGCTGGAGCTCTTCACCTCCTGCAGAGCCAAAATCAtctatctgtatatctgtctatctattcatGTAGGATACCTAACGGAAATGTAGTAAATCAACATAAAGGGatagatagttcacctaaaaatgaaacccAGTCATCATTTAGGCTACTCACCCTGATGTTGTTCCAGTGCCGTACGTCATTCTTTCCTTTTCGGAcgacaaaaggagatattttatttatattttccccaAAATGTATTCGTCTTGTCTTTATAATAGCAGTAATAGCGACCAGCCTCTACCTTTATTTTTTAAGCAGCATTAGTAACAAAGAAAGCTTCCTACAACACATGCATAATTCCAAGTTTTGATGGTAAAAAAAGCTAAACTTAACCCTTATTtatactgttggggatgttttcctccactctgggctgattttgtcataactttttctgtgtttcagctagcagaatgatttttggtgacaaatcataCTTTGACTCATATTATTTGTGAATTAAAAAATACTCACCaacacactctgggcaaatttactagcCTTCTGTTACgctcgggatgaaaacatccactgaactaaactgctgtaaaaatgcatcagataaatattttttcacattttttttttttgcagaaatctgttaatcaacctcagtcctgatcaaaactactaaattgtttagaaaattataggattttaactctttaattggcattgatgtcactgatttggtgaaaaaagctTACAAAAACTGCATTCAGTTAGGGACTGATTAGATTAGAATTGCTCCGTTTcttaatattcttcttcttctctggaatgaatcatgttttttagggtctaaacatgccctaACTCACAAAAATTTGCACAAACATCAAAAGTGGCGAACATTTACGTTATGggtgtggcaaaaaaaaaaaactcgacagcgccacctatgcactTTGACGAAAGCTACGTTTCACACACATGTACGAAAATTGGCAtacctcaaacatgccaaaaccagcctgatctcacgagaaaacgtaagtattttacgttttgacaatttagtggctaattcgtacgaattcgaagttcagtcgtacgaaattgtacgattttaaaaaggaggcgtggcacctaaccccacccctaaccccaaccgtcattggtggatgagcaaatcgtactaaattgtacgaattagatcgtacgaattcatacgaattagccactaaatcaaaaaaaatctcaaaaccaaaggaagtcagatatttttaatttcctctgcagtttttgccatttccagatATTGTACTTTAACtcctcctcctagggattttatcagatcaatACCAAAATTAGGTTTTGTAATCTAaagccttggcgatgttaaattgcgaagatctagagttATCGCCAAAGGGCATGTCCGTGGCggactgacaaagttcagtgttTCGCCATGGAGGACAAAGTACTGACagtataactcagccacacaatgttaGATCTGCCTGAAAATTGACATGGtcgatgagattcctctcctgaagacatctacatgccaatattgagtcacagtcatagcgctacctgctgacagaaggaagtttggcataaatctgtgattttctcaggtttttaaaaatatttatcagcttaaattaatattgtccgctgttctctgtcatcctaaggccaccgggCAGCGGTGAGCCCGAGTGCGaagtccctttcatcgctgcttgcagctttaatttttgattgattttaattttttctcccgaatttactgttggtggcagttttgaccccattgacttccattataaccattttttgttattacaaaaccatgacaccaaataatcatgtattttgattattattgatcatcagttggcaccattaaccctttagatagtcctgtgcaaaaaaagctctggtttatgtgtgtctgtgagggtGATTTTTaagcacttaccttgatgtgtcggagaaaatcaaaatatgcatgttAGCTCTCAGAACttcatggagtaaacaaaaacaaagactgtgtatttatgcaccatcaaatgtggttataatggaggtcaatgaggcaaaacagccaccaacagtaaattaggcagaacaaatgaaaatctaacaatgcatcaaagccaatgttacTACTAATCATTCACGCCCAAGACTGATGAAAGGgaaaaaatacacattactttttatattgaaaatacgtcatttttttgtgttttttcaccaaatcagtgacatcctttatgaatttgccaattaaagagttaaaatcctctaattttctaaacaatttagtagttctGATCAGGAGtaaaggttgattaacagatttatgcaaaaaaaaaaactttttctctgatgcatttttacagcagtttaattaagTGGATGTATTCAAtcttaacataacaaaagggtagtgtATTTGAACACtgcacaagggttaataaatataatttctttatttattgagcTTTTATTTAGGTTATTATTTAAGATGTTGATTTATTTCACATTACGTAAAAGTGCACCAACACCCAAGACTCTTGTACTCCAGGCAGTGTTCTGTTTGGTGGATGAAGAAAGTTAGCTTACATTTGTAGCCTGTTCAGCCGATCATCAATGTCCAAATCATCGAGATGACCAATCAAATTCAAGCAGGCAGAGTTTATTATTCACAAACTCCAGCAGAAAGCACCAGTTAAGATGAAAGAAGAATAAGTTTAATGTACACATCAGACTGTAAAAACGGGTAGACTACTGAAACTACTTGATAATTTTcttcaaatttatttgttttgaattgaAATTCCTAATTGTAGGAATTCCTAATTGTAGGCTAGGCTATATGACGAGGCAAGACACTTTTTGGTTTTCCACATATTAGGTCTGTAAATAAAAGTGGACATATTTAagataattcaattcatctttatttctatagctccaTATAtactatggagctaataatatgccaaaacaatctgaatttgaattgttcaTTTGAATTGTTGACAATTGTAGtttaataaatcagatttttatgtGCCATTAAAAACTgtttgaattagaattttttaatttgaatttcataacttgaatattgaacatctgaaatataagacaactgaatttttcaaggctgtttttttatagatgtattttcaaacttcagattttttggtTCTGAATTCAGACTGCAGATattcagtttgtaaaaatacagtttcaaattttcaagatgattcaataaaatgattatttcatCTATAAGATGATtcataaaattcaaaaccagaaattcagatcatGAAAATCAGAGTCAGCAGAAAGTAGATCAGGggtgatcaacagggaagagtagatgATAACCAATAAGTCAAACtaagtattatttatgtttttagtgttttgagggataaagAGCTGATTCTGACCTATACTGTAACCTCTGATGGGTTATTTCAGCAGACGCAGGGCTCTTACACCTTTACCAAAGACACATTTAAGGACTTTTCAAGCTCTTTCCAGGTGCATTTTCAAACTGTTCCAGCATTTTACAGCTGTAGTAAATGACATGCTTGCATGCACACACTTCtttatcaaataatataattttacaaactggatatctgcagtctatgaatttagaagacaaaaaaaatctgaagtttgaaaatacatCAATACAAAATTCAGCCTTGAAGAACTCAGttttcttaaatttcagatgttcaatgttcaagttatgaaattaaaattaattcaatttttaaCGGCacataaaaattcagatttattaaactacaattgtcaataattcaaattaacgaTTCAAATtggattgttttggcatattattagctccatattttacaatatagattgtgtcaaagcagcttaacacaaaagttctagtaaattgaaactgtcaatCCTGTtttgagttgaagttcagtttagtgtggtttaattttcactggtgaaagtccaaacactggagCAAATaaatcgatgcgcagctccacaagtcccaaaccaagcaagccaatgacgacagtggcgaggaacaaaacttcaccaattgacgaacatgaaggaaaataaaactcgagagaaaccaggctcagtttgggcacgaccatttctcctatggccaaacttcttgtacaCAGCTGCAGTCAGATATTACTTGAAAATGTGAAATGACAAACTAGAGCTACTTGTTTTGAAGTTAACAATTTTCCTCTTTAAACTTATGATGAGGAAAAcgagaaaaataaaagaaagagacCCCTTGAAAAATGATCAGTTTTTCTGGATTAATTAGCTTAATATTTGAGCAAAATATTTATGGTTGTactcattttattaaataaataaacttattagAAAACTGTGTGTGTtcgaaaatcagggttattccaaaTATTACTTCCTTAACTGTTCTAAATGTTCTTTTTATTCTATAAATGACGACATTGTTATTCTAAAATCTTTACATCATTTTTTGTAGCTTGAAACGTCGCGCGTTAATCCAGAGAAAACTCCTTTTCcccccgtgttcgtgtggttttcctccgggtgctccggtttcccccacggtccaaagatatgcggtacaggtgaattgaatgagctaaatcggccgtagtgtatgtgagtgtgtgcaagaatgtgaaggtgtttcccagtgttaggttgcggctggtatggcatcctctgcgtaaaacacgtgctggacaagttagcggttcattccgctgtggcgacccctgattaataaagggactaagccgaaaagaaaactaatgaatgaatctttttttccCCATGTGTTGCCATTATACAGACGAGGCCGAGCTCTCTAACCACCCTGTTAACGGTCATTACCTCCACAAAGGCGTCTCCACAGCGGTTTCTCACGCTCATTTGCTGTATATGAGTGTCCTGGGAGGAGAATCCCAGAGGAACATAATGGGATGCTAACAGGTTTGATGCTTCATCCTCCGCCCCTTCACACTGTTATCAGCGTCTGCAGCTGCAGCAGGTTATCAGAGTCTGTCTGACCCCAAACACCCGCACATGGGGACAAACAGACGAGCACATTCCCAGCgttcactacacacacacagacacacacacgacTTTATTACAGTATCAGCTATTCCTGTGCTGTACTTTCATTCTAGAAAACATACCGAGAGATTAAACAAGCTGTTAATAGTGGGTTAAAGAGGGCTGTTTCCACATTGAAATCTGTTTAAAATGAGATTCAAAAAAGCAGCCTATACTGACTCCATTTTAGTTAAAATCTATAGCTGCGGatttcattagattttttttgcttcCCTGTCATTCGAGACAAAGTATTACACAGCCTAAAGAAAATCTACTCTTCAGAAGACCcataaatctaaatatattaaaagatacaaaacaaatatgtataaaaatatttattaatgtagGATTTTATTGAACCTTTTGAACATTTAAGCCTATatgaatacattaattattaaacttatttaatatttgatcGTCAATTATTACTGCAgagtttgcatatatatatatatatatatatatatatatatatatatatatatatatatatatatatatatatatatatatatatatatatatatatatatattttatattacttattaaaacaCCAGCacatgaattgaataaaacaacaactgaataaaattaatacatttttaatccttacattaaaacaataacagttctcatttaaaaaaaatattttccccCATACTACAAAATTCGATTGTGTGCATAActtgataataaaaatatttcagtgcATGTACACAGACTGGTGTCACATTACTGAACAGGAAATTGTAAAACATGGGAAGGTTAAGGAGCCCATCGATCCCTCGAGACCCCTTTAAGATAATAACCTGCTGCCCATTAGAAATGAATCTGTAACTGGATCAGCTCTTTAATGCTTGTCCCGCCCCTAGTTTGAGCGCCGGCGCTGATTGGGCGAAACCGCGGCTCTGACAGTGACCTCACACAGAACCTGAAGGAGACCCAAAGCATAAAGCGCGCGCCGGGCGCACCGCGGCGACAGTATCCAGCCCGCGTGCACACACTTCTCGGTAGTTACATCTGAACTCTGGCTGACTCTGACGAGAAGATGCCACGAGGATTTTTAGTGAAACGGAGTAAACGTGGCTCGTCGGCATCTTACAAGGTGCGAGCTGAAGAAATGGAGCCGCGTAAAGAGGATCTGAACACCCAAACTCCAAACGCAAGCGTGCTGGAAGCTATTAGAGAGTCGTGGACCAGTGAGATCGGCTCGAAACACGAGCAGACGCATCTTCTGGAGGATGCTGGAGGAAGCGCAGATTACGTACAGAACTACTTCATCCACCCGGAGCAGAGCGCGTCATCTCCGCGCAACACCTGCGACTCTTACAGCCCGATCAAACCCATCAGCACCGAGCTTTTAGACAGATGTCTAAGCTCACCAGCCATGGCAGAGTCTTTTCCTCTGGTCACTCCTGTGTCTTCAATCGAGCGTCTGCTAATGAACCATTCTGACATGAAGTTTGGCACACCGGTGCCCTCTTCTGTGCCAACCTACCCTGCGCTGCATCAGTGCGTAAAACGCGCGTTCATGGACTCGGAGCGCAAAAGCAAACCACCGAAAAAGCCTAAAGTCATCCGAAAGCTGAACTTCGAAGACGAAGTCACTACCTCCCCAGTCCTcggacttaaaataaaaaaagaaagtcccGAAACAAAGCCACCACCTCAAGGTGGAAGAAAGAAACCGCTGGGTGAGTTTATCTGCCAACTTTGCAAGGAAGAATATCCTGATCCCTTTTCTCTAGCGCAACACAAGTGCTCCAGGATCGTCCGGGTTGAATACCGCTGTCCGGAGTGCGATAAAGTTTTCAGCTGTCCCGCCAACCTCGCTTCTCACCGGAGATGGCACAAACCTCGCACTCTAAGCACCGCGGACACCAAAAAGTCCCAGCTGGAGGCGCGAAACCTGGAGAAAACGTCATCAGTGGAGGGGAAGGAGAATGCCAGCAAGATGAGAGTGAACAATCAGCACCAGCTGAGTCCGGACAGCTCCCAACTTCACCGATCAGCACCGGACAGCAGCATGATGCACAGGGACCCTCCTCTGGACCAAAGGTTTTCCACCCCGGAGAAATGCTTTGAGATGCACATCGGCTCCGCGGACGCGTCCAGGCTTTTCGATCACTGTCCCGAAGAGCCGGACAGATCCCCCGCCACCCCCTACCTGCCCTCACCCGGTCCAGAAGAAGTGTACGACTGCCACTACTGCAGCAAGAAGTTCCGCAGACAAGCCTACCTGAGGAAACACCTGGCCGCGCACGAGACCATCAAAGCGTCCTCGTATGGTCAGATCGAGAGCGGGCAGATCACCTTCCCGTGTCACCTGTGTGGAGCGCACTTCCCCTCCGCGGAGATCCGCGATAAACACCGGCTCTGGCACGCGGTGAGAGAGGACTTACTGCTCAGACCCGACCTGAGCCCCGCAGCAAGAGATCAGCAGATTTTCTCCTGCAAACACTGTCCGTCCACGTTCTTCAGCTCTCCGGGTTTGACCCGACACATCAACAAGACTCACCCCTCAGAGAGCCGGCAGGTCATGCTCTTACAGATGGCCGTCAGACCGGGATGCTGATCCCGCAAAGCGCAAACACTCACTGTCAAACGGCGTGTCGCTGGTGTTGTCACTTAATAAGCTGCAGCCGGTGTCTTTTTATGTGGGAATATTATCCAATCTTCAGTTTTCTGCTCTGAGAACAGAAAGAGTGTATCTACTTTTCCATTATTTTGGGTAATATTTTATAACTTGCATACATAAAGTTTTTATTGCTTCATACATtttcagtaaataataatatcaataataataataataataatcataataataataatgacgacactgaaaaaatgatgtctgcaaaatcgttgcaaacaatttatgttgaatttaaacaaacaaatgaaattttgtaatgttcaacttaatttgtttgtttaaatttagcccaaataaattgtttacaaccacttaaaagtTTTTAGTAAACCCAGGAGTCATCTTTGAATAATGTTTTTTCAGTGGATGATGTTTAAAAACTCATTTGAATAGCAATTTCATACCTTACACTTGTCCATATAGAATAACAACAAGATGTTAAAGCATTCCCTCCTAAAATTaatctaaaaatgtcatttataaaggaataataataacaacaacaacaacaacatttctaGTCCATTAGAAACATCATAAACATAAAAGTGCACATCACTTAttctttaaatcaatttaaagatctgaaatgcattttaatagcAATCAAATATGATCAGTACTGAGAATAACAATTTTCTAACTCTTCCATGCTTGAAAACCTTTAAGTGTTTGAAGTCTATAATACTTAACATagcatttcatttacatttcaaatatacagttgaagtcagaattattggccccgtgtttatttttttagacacacatttctaaacataacagttttaataactcgtctctaataactgatttattttatctttgtcataatgacagtaaataatatttgactagatattttaagacgcttctatacagatttaagtgacatttaaaggcttaactaggttaattagcttaacaaggcaggttagaataattaagcaagttattgtataacgatggtttgttctgtagactatcgaaaaaaatatagcttaaaggggctaaatatatcagacatactgtgaacatttccctgctctattaaacataatttgggaaataattaaataattaaataaataaaaaaaatcaaagggggtttaataattctgacatcaactgtaaatataatacTCACCTTCCCGTTTGATTCCCTAAAACTCATTACCGATAACGCTATGAATGCAAGTTATAAAGTGTTCCCCTTTAAAAGTACTTTACTTTACAAAACAGTCTGAAACACCAAAAGCAGGATATTTCATCATCGATGACAATGCAGGAGAAGAGAATTCATATATTTTGTGTCTCATTGTAAACCGTAGCTCCCATGGAAAGCTTGTTTCGTCTTTAGAAGGTGCTTTGATTTCTAGATCATGAATAAAAGTACTGTACGGTgacattatatttaatttgactgcaaagaaaatgtatttatcataaCAATTAACTGCCAGGAAATGCCATCAGAGCTATTAGAGGCCTACGTATGTAATAAACCATAAGtgtcatatttatattttcatatgtAGTCATTTACAGCTGTTGAAAAGGTCAATAAATCCTATCGTCTTGGAATACAGTTTGACGCGCAGCTTATTTGCACACATGAGAAATAAAAGATTGCACGCAGTAAATGCACAGGATTGGCTATGTTGTAAGAATACTTTTATTCTTAAGTGTCATTGCACATCCACTCTCCTTCGACAAACGTCTTGCTAAGCGTATGACAGTGTAGTGGAtctgtgcgtgtgcttgtgtgttgtGCAGCTGTTATATCAACACATGCAGTTAGTACTGGAATCATGCAGCATTTGGTCAGTAGTAACAGAACACAAAATCTACCCACGAGGAACCATTTGTTTTTCCTCTTGAAATTACGCCCAGGTCTTGAGTTGCTTGTGTGCAGGCCTTTAATATACACGTTATAATTTCAATCCAGAAGGGTGCTGCATGATTTCAACTccactttgctttgttttgttttttttggataCATTTCTAAATGATAAAAAGAAAATGGATAAAAATCTGACCCTCTTACAGAAAATATACAAACTTGACTTTGTCTTAAACATGGCAACCGCTTAAATCCCTTAAATGGTCAAAAATAAAGAGCGAAGAGCAAAACTAATGTTAAAGATGGATTCGGTATTAGGAAAATAAATGGATGATTGAATTAATGTGTTCAAAGCATCCACATGGCATTTTGAAGTGGGGAGTTTGGCTCAATTTGGCAACATCTCCACCTCCCTGTTAATCTGGCAACTGCTAAATTTCCTTAAAAATCCCACATAAGAGGAGATGATTCAGCATTGTCGCCAAATGATTGATGCCGTGTGTCGATAAAGCTGCGCAACTAAACAAatagacacaaaacaaaaaaaacgaacAGACATTCGAGCTGTTTTCGACTCGTTCTAAGTGGccttttgatttgtttgtttgttttttggttgaTTTAAATACTGTTAAATATGTACACAGATCAGATACTGTTCATACACTATACACAtacattaaatatgtatatatttttatatttatagatatatacacacaaataaccGTTACAAATGGCAAAGGGGGTGGAtaacgtttaaaaaaaatcagtaacgTCTGAATGAAGAGGAGCTAAATTTACAGATTGCGATAAACTGTGATGCGTaaagacaaataaagaaaaacaaatcaacGT encodes:
- the LOC130244734 gene encoding insulinoma-associated protein 2, with amino-acid sequence MPRGFLVKRSKRGSSASYKVRAEEMEPRKEDLNTQTPNASVLEAIRESWTSEIGSKHEQTHLLEDAGGSADYVQNYFIHPEQSASSPRNTCDSYSPIKPISTELLDRCLSSPAMAESFPLVTPVSSIERLLMNHSDMKFGTPVPSSVPTYPALHQCVKRAFMDSERKSKPPKKPKVIRKLNFEDEVTTSPVLGLKIKKESPETKPPPQGGRKKPLGEFICQLCKEEYPDPFSLAQHKCSRIVRVEYRCPECDKVFSCPANLASHRRWHKPRTLSTADTKKSQLEARNLEKTSSVEGKENASKMRVNNQHQLSPDSSQLHRSAPDSSMMHRDPPLDQRFSTPEKCFEMHIGSADASRLFDHCPEEPDRSPATPYLPSPGPEEVYDCHYCSKKFRRQAYLRKHLAAHETIKASSYGQIESGQITFPCHLCGAHFPSAEIRDKHRLWHAVREDLLLRPDLSPAARDQQIFSCKHCPSTFFSSPGLTRHINKTHPSESRQVMLLQMAVRPGC